From Juglans regia cultivar Chandler chromosome 8, Walnut 2.0, whole genome shotgun sequence, the proteins below share one genomic window:
- the LOC109003829 gene encoding probable trehalose-phosphate phosphatase D codes for MTEPLVALGGRHIAICQKQLLKSLETGGEGARASACVDSARSSSPTQIKSTASPPETEEQSSWTLRYPSALEIFEHIISASKGKQIVMFLDYDGTLSPIVDDPDQAFMSKDMREAVRDVAAYFPTAIVSGRCRDKVYNFVRLAELYYAGSHGMDIKGPSKRRKWNKGNQAVIFQAATEFLPMINEVCKTLLNKTSSIPGAKVENNKFCISVHFRCVEEKRWAELTEQVKMVLSAYPKLKLSRGRKVLEIRPTIKWDKGKALEFLLESLGYANSSNVLPIYIGDDQTDEDAFKVLRDRGQGFGILVSRVAKETSATYSLQEPFEVKEFLRRLVLVERKRWLLQG; via the exons ATGACGGAGCCGCTGGTTGCACTTGGTGGCCGGCACATCGCCATATGCCAAAAGCAGCTCTTGAAGAGTCTTGAAACTGGAGGAGAAGGAGCCAGGGCCAGTGCCTGTGTTGATTCGGCGAGATCTTCCTCGCCTACCCAAATCAAATCCACGGCCTCCCCGCCTGAAACGGAAGAGCAAAGCTCCTGGACT CTCCGTTATCCATCAGCATTAGAGATTTTTGAGCATATAATATCAGCTTCCAAGGGAAAGCAGATTGTGATGTTTCTGGATTATGATGGCACCCTCTCTCCGATTGTTGATGATCCTGATCAAGCATTTATGTCGAAAGat ATGAGAGAAGCTGTAAGGGATGTTGCTGCATACTTCCCCACGGCTATAGTGAGTGGGAGGTGCAGGGATAAG gtttataattttgtaaggTTAGCAGAACTATACTATGCAGGTAGCCACGGAATGGACATCAAGGGACCATCCAAACGTCGAAAATGGAATAAA GGAAATCAAGCAGTCATCTTCCAAGCTGCTACTGAGTTTCTACCCATGATTAACGAG GTGTGCAAAACCTTGTTAAACAAAACAAGTTCCATCCCCGGAGCAAAGGTCgaaaataataagttttgcATCTCCGTACACTTCCGCTGTGTTGAAGAAAAG AGATGGGCTGAATTAACAGAACAAGTTAAGATGGTGCTCAGTGCGTATCCTAAACTTAAACTGTCTCGAGGGAGGAAG GTGCTGGAGATCCGTCCAACCATCAAGTGGGACAAGGGCAAAGCCCTCGAATTCTTGCTGGAGTCGCTAG GATATGCCAATTCTAGCAACGTTTTGCCTATCTATATTGGAGATGACCAAACAGACGAGGATGCGTTCAAG GTTTTGCGCGATAGAGGGCAAGGGTTTGGGATCCTTGTTTCTAGAGTTGCAAAGGAAACAAGTGCCACTTATTCTTTGCAAGAACCATTTGAG GTTAAGGAATTTTTGCGGCGTTTGGTACTGGTGGAGAGGAAGAGATGGTTACTGCAAGGTTAA